From the Solanum pennellii chromosome 4, SPENNV200 genome, one window contains:
- the LOC107016000 gene encoding BRI1 kinase inhibitor 1-like: MDNMRVREQELKQSNQENKKTEPPQSGGGAAASPPSASSSPAHEFSFTISLHPTNSTKAPENKTKQNLNPKLNPNTNQNPSAIDLTPADEIFFHGHLLPLHLLSHLPVSPRSSTNSIDSPIPISKSEPKIKKSINHLDDDDDDDDDDNSYYDLNHSFHHHPETTNSFHIPKNQKPKSKSFSIFGLPKRKKSEKDEKEKQRKLKFDVSEVLKRYMRMVRPFLSFGSRKNVQFHRQSYSFSGNLSFRGKNTIRSKGIKRGAYSAPVSMKNSPTNSGLLVATPGGNYGNSSSSSSSDSTMEELQSAIQAAIAHCKKSSSSMENKKINISSS, from the coding sequence aTGGATAATATGAGAGTTAGAGAACAAGAACTGAAGCAGAgcaatcaagaaaataaaaaaacagaGCCACCACAGTCCGGCGGTGGTGCTGCGGCGTCACCACCGTCAGCTTCATCATCTCCGGCGCATGAGTTTTCCTTCACAATTTCACTTCACCCAACGAATTCGACAAAAGCTCCAGAAAATAAAACGAAACAAAATTTGAATCCGAAGTTGAACCCAAACACGAATCAAAACCCATCCGCCATTGATTTAACTCCAGCTGATGAAATTTTCTTCCATGGCCATTTACttcctcttcatcttctttctcATCTCCCTGTTTCGCCTCGCTCTTCAACGAATTCCATTGACAGTCCAATCCCCATTAGTAAATCAGaaccaaaaatcaaaaaatccATTAATCActtagatgatgatgatgatgatgatgatgatgataattcgTATTATGATTTAAATCATAGCTTTCATCATCATCCCGAAACAACAAATTCATTTCACATACCcaaaaatcaaaaacccaaatccaaatctttttcaattttcgGATTACCCAAACGTAAAAAAAGCGaaaaagatgagaaagaaaaacAGAGGAAGCTGAAATTCGATGTAAGTGAAGTATTGAAAAGGTATATGAGAATGGTAAGACCATTTTTATCATTTGGAAGCCGAAAGAATGTGCAATTTCATCGACAGAGTTATTCATTTTCTGGAAATTTGAGTTTCAGAGGAAAGAATACAATTCGTAGTAAAGGAATAAAAAGAGGTGCATATTCAGCTCCAGTTTCTATGAAGAATTCACCAACAAATAGTGGATTACTTGTAGCAACCCCTGGAGGTAATTATGGtaattcatcttcttcttcaagtagTGATAGTACTATGGAAGAATTACAATCTGCTATTCAAGCTGCTATTGCTCATTGCAAGAAATCTAGTTCTTCAATGGAAAACAAGAAAATCAACATTTCATCATCGTGA